One genomic segment of Chloroflexaceae bacterium includes these proteins:
- a CDS encoding peptide ABC transporter substrate-binding protein, with translation MTKPADCASALCIRLSGGRSRWQTRLFRNWYNGRMSMLPTRRLFWTSLVAALTFLAVLAGCDLASGPFASAPGAPAAPSPPATIAPPTPTALPRGGNLTVRLEADIPDLRPWQPRTRGEEQVIGLLYGGLMRLDAQLRPVPDLAERWETTPDGRTLTFTLRSGLTWHDGAPLDASDVLFTLERLRGLPMTSTALLADLRYISAATAPTSNTVVLTLTSRFAPLLASLAVPVLPAHVLENRDFGSFNFWEAPVGSGPFRLAERDPGRAIVLERFENFHRGAPLLDRVAFVVAPDPEVARQALTDGRLLLAELPWSDPTSLAARLPGAYLSSYPENGYYFLGFNLREGRPFADRRLRRALALAVDVPRLVEAATNGQGMPINSTALPGSWADLTPPPRGGADLEAARALLDEAGWTLPAGATIREREGKPLRATLYVRGDDQRRVAAATRIAETAAAIGMQIEVQPADFASVILARYAPPFDFDLLLGSWSNGAGDPDFADVMFYDPDDFALFHSSQLIQGESDKRSTRNFVGFSDPAYDNQAQAARQLYSLEERAAAIAQAQARVAEELPYLFLWADRLPVALNGRVTTLDGPVTLASPLYMWNIERWHLLP, from the coding sequence ATGACGAAACCGGCAGACTGCGCGAGCGCCTTGTGCATCCGGCTCTCTGGAGGGCGGAGTCGCTGGCAGACGCGACTGTTCCGCAACTGGTATAATGGGCGCATGAGCATGCTTCCCACCCGTCGCCTGTTCTGGACCAGCCTGGTCGCGGCCCTGACGTTCCTGGCGGTGCTGGCCGGCTGCGACCTTGCCAGTGGTCCCTTCGCTTCCGCCCCTGGCGCGCCCGCTGCCCCCTCGCCCCCGGCCACCATCGCGCCGCCGACGCCGACGGCGCTGCCCCGCGGCGGCAATCTGACGGTGCGGCTGGAAGCCGACATCCCTGATCTGCGTCCCTGGCAGCCACGCACGCGCGGCGAAGAGCAGGTAATCGGCCTGCTTTATGGAGGGCTGATGCGGCTGGACGCCCAACTGCGCCCTGTGCCCGATCTCGCCGAACGCTGGGAGACGACTCCTGATGGCCGGACGTTGACCTTCACGTTGCGCAGCGGTCTGACCTGGCACGACGGCGCGCCGCTCGACGCCTCGGACGTGCTTTTTACCCTGGAACGGCTGCGGGGGCTGCCGATGACCTCGACGGCGCTGCTGGCCGATCTGCGCTACATCAGCGCGGCCACGGCCCCGACGAGCAACACCGTGGTGCTGACGCTGACCAGCCGCTTCGCTCCCCTCCTGGCCTCGCTGGCCGTGCCGGTGCTGCCCGCCCATGTGCTGGAGAACCGCGACTTCGGCAGTTTCAACTTCTGGGAGGCGCCGGTAGGCAGCGGTCCCTTCCGGCTGGCCGAGCGTGATCCCGGGCGCGCTATCGTACTCGAACGCTTCGAGAACTTTCACCGCGGGGCGCCGCTGCTCGACCGGGTGGCCTTCGTCGTGGCGCCCGATCCCGAGGTGGCCCGTCAGGCCCTCACCGACGGTCGGCTGCTGCTGGCGGAGTTGCCCTGGAGCGATCCGACCTCGCTGGCCGCCCGCCTGCCCGGCGCGTACCTGAGTTCGTACCCGGAGAATGGGTACTACTTCCTGGGCTTCAATCTGCGCGAAGGGCGGCCCTTCGCCGACCGGCGCCTGCGCCGCGCGCTGGCGCTGGCAGTGGACGTGCCCCGGCTGGTCGAGGCGGCAACGAACGGTCAGGGCATGCCCATCAACTCAACCGCGCTTCCCGGTTCCTGGGCCGATCTCACCCCTCCGCCCCGCGGAGGCGCCGATCTCGAGGCGGCGCGGGCGCTGCTCGACGAGGCAGGGTGGACGTTGCCCGCGGGGGCGACCATTCGCGAGCGGGAGGGCAAACCGCTGCGCGCCACGCTTTACGTGCGCGGCGACGACCAGCGACGCGTCGCGGCGGCCACGCGCATCGCCGAGACGGCCGCGGCGATTGGCATGCAGATTGAGGTGCAGCCCGCCGACTTCGCCTCGGTGATCCTGGCGCGGTACGCCCCGCCCTTTGATTTTGACCTGCTGCTGGGAAGCTGGAGCAATGGCGCCGGCGACCCCGACTTTGCCGATGTGATGTTCTACGACCCCGACGATTTCGCGCTGTTTCACTCCAGCCAGCTTATCCAGGGCGAGAGCGATAAACGTTCGACGCGCAACTTCGTCGGCTTTAGCGACCCGGCCTACGATAACCAGGCCCAGGCCGCCCGCCAGCTCTACAGTCTTGAGGAGCGCGCCGCGGCGATCGCCCAGGCCCAGGCGCGCGTCGCCGAAGAGTTGCCGTACCTTTTTCTCTGGGCTGATCGTCTGCCCGTGGCCCTCAACGGGCGTGTAACCACCCTGGACGGCCCGGTGACGCTCGCGTCGCCGCTGTATATGTGGAACATCGAACGCTGGCATCTCTTGCCATGA
- a CDS encoding ATP-binding protein, which translates to MNPFTQRERITDPERFAGRWREVGMVFERIEARRPVLLTGARGTGKSSLLTHVGQSAGAVLEDPTLEALYLDLALLPDAATVYRLIARALGWRGDTPDAVETALSRAGRTVLVCLDHAEAAVEAGWGADMLERMARLARRSIPGEPGGLVPRGDGVFDLLLVAAGGATAPELSEPFAQVRLGAFAPAEVRLFAEAYLEETGVTFTSAELREAAALSAGHPAYLQRAMFHLFEAHSRPDYDWRAAYLAEARERPVPGAPLPPEAFVGQGDAARDEGRGGELATRQAPSSLPAAPLGGDLGGLLNAALPLVLALITLQVLGNWFVAVAVLVAGYGVVAALARREQ; encoded by the coding sequence ATGAACCCCTTCACCCAACGCGAGCGCATCACCGACCCTGAACGCTTCGCCGGGCGCTGGCGCGAGGTCGGAATGGTCTTCGAGCGCATTGAGGCTCGCCGCCCGGTATTGCTGACCGGGGCGCGCGGCACGGGCAAATCGTCGTTGCTGACCCACGTGGGGCAGTCGGCGGGCGCGGTGCTGGAGGATCCGACCCTGGAGGCGCTCTACCTCGACCTGGCCCTGCTGCCCGACGCGGCGACGGTCTACCGGCTGATCGCCAGGGCGCTGGGGTGGCGCGGCGATACGCCGGACGCGGTGGAGACGGCCCTGAGCCGCGCGGGGCGCACGGTGCTGGTGTGCCTGGACCATGCCGAGGCGGCGGTAGAGGCCGGCTGGGGCGCGGATATGCTCGAACGTATGGCTCGCCTGGCCCGACGAAGCATTCCGGGGGAACCGGGCGGTCTGGTGCCTCGCGGCGACGGGGTCTTCGATCTGCTGCTGGTGGCGGCGGGAGGGGCGACGGCGCCCGAACTGAGCGAGCCGTTCGCCCAGGTGCGCCTGGGGGCCTTCGCGCCCGCTGAGGTGCGGCTCTTTGCCGAGGCGTACCTGGAGGAGACGGGCGTGACGTTCACCTCCGCCGAACTGCGCGAAGCGGCCGCGCTGAGCGCCGGCCACCCGGCCTACCTCCAGCGAGCCATGTTCCATCTGTTCGAGGCGCATAGCCGCCCGGATTATGACTGGCGGGCGGCCTACCTGGCCGAGGCCCGCGAGCGGCCGGTGCCCGGCGCGCCGCTGCCCCCCGAAGCCTTTGTGGGCCAGGGCGACGCGGCGCGCGATGAGGGCCGGGGCGGCGAACTGGCGACCCGGCAGGCGCCCTCCTCGCTGCCCGCCGCGCCTCTCGGCGGTGACCTGGGAGGGCTGCTCAATGCGGCATTGCCCCTGGTTCTGGCCCTGATCACCCTGCAGGTCCTCGGAAACTGGTTCGTGGCCGTGGCGGTGCTGGTCGCCGGTTACGGCGTGGTGGCGGCGCTGGCGCGGCGAGAGCAGTAA
- a CDS encoding TIGR01457 family HAD-type hydrolase, with amino-acid sequence MPGPKNYLIDMDGVLVHGSKPIPGANEFIKRLRAAGAPFLVLTNNPTYTPRDLSARLERIGLEVPPEAIYTSAMATARFLHSQHPGGTAYVIGEAGLTTALHDIGYTMTDHDPDYVVVGETTALSYERLTRAARFVAAGARFVATNPDVSGPGDEGIVPACGAIAALIAAASGVQPYFVGKPNPLMMRTALRTLGAHSEDSVMVGDRMDTDIIGGTESGMETILVLTGVTRREDVDRFPYRPTRVLGSVAEIEV; translated from the coding sequence ATGCCTGGTCCAAAGAACTACCTGATTGACATGGACGGGGTGCTGGTGCACGGGTCAAAACCCATTCCCGGCGCCAATGAGTTCATCAAGCGTCTGCGCGCCGCCGGAGCGCCGTTTCTGGTGCTCACCAACAACCCGACCTACACGCCGCGCGACCTGTCGGCGCGTCTGGAACGCATCGGTCTGGAAGTGCCGCCAGAGGCGATCTACACCTCGGCGATGGCCACCGCCCGTTTTCTGCACAGCCAGCATCCGGGCGGCACGGCGTATGTGATCGGGGAAGCGGGCCTTACCACTGCCCTGCACGACATCGGCTACACCATGACCGATCACGACCCCGACTATGTCGTCGTGGGCGAAACCACCGCGCTGAGCTATGAACGGCTCACACGGGCGGCGCGGTTCGTGGCGGCGGGCGCGCGCTTCGTCGCCACCAATCCTGACGTGAGCGGCCCCGGTGATGAAGGGATCGTACCGGCCTGCGGAGCGATCGCGGCGCTGATCGCCGCCGCCAGCGGCGTGCAGCCGTACTTTGTGGGCAAGCCCAACCCGCTGATGATGCGCACCGCCCTGCGCACCCTTGGCGCTCACTCCGAAGACTCGGTGATGGTTGGCGACCGGATGGATACCGACATCATCGGCGGCACTGAGAGCGGCATGGAGACCATCCTGGTGCTTACCGGGGTCACCCGCCGCGAGGATGTGGATCGCTTCCCGTACCGCCCAACGCGGGTGCTGGGGTCGGTGGCAGAGATCGAGGTGTAG
- a CDS encoding PIG-L family deacetylase, translating to MLADDQLFTTRTDPVTATDGLWPTLLAIFAHPDDESFGCGGTLARYAWSGARVHLICATGGEEGSSDPEHLEGYASLAERRRDELRCAARILGLSSVTMLGYRDSGMPGSPANQHPEALAAQPLDAVTARLTHEIRRLRPHVVITFDPIGGYRHPDHIAIQRATVAAFHAAGDPARHPGDLPAHQPQKLYFLTFPRRLLRIIVQLMPLFGRDPRRFGRNQDVDLAALAEVEFPVHARIDVLPVLAARQAAGACHASQGGGRARFLTRLLRLFGSYETFMRAYPEAPPGLHERDLFEGVRF from the coding sequence ATGCTTGCCGACGATCAGCTTTTCACAACGAGAACCGACCCGGTTACGGCCACGGATGGGCTGTGGCCGACACTTCTGGCAATCTTCGCCCACCCTGACGATGAGAGTTTTGGCTGCGGAGGCACCCTGGCGCGCTACGCCTGGAGCGGCGCCCGCGTGCACCTGATCTGCGCAACTGGCGGTGAGGAAGGTTCGAGCGACCCGGAGCACCTGGAAGGCTACGCCTCCCTTGCCGAGCGGCGTCGCGACGAACTGCGCTGCGCCGCCCGGATCCTGGGGCTGAGCAGCGTGACCATGCTCGGCTACCGCGATTCGGGCATGCCCGGTTCTCCCGCCAACCAGCACCCTGAGGCTCTGGCGGCGCAGCCCCTTGATGCCGTAACTGCCCGCCTCACCCACGAGATCCGCCGGCTGCGCCCGCACGTGGTCATCACCTTCGATCCGATCGGGGGGTATCGCCATCCCGACCACATCGCCATTCAACGGGCGACAGTCGCGGCCTTTCACGCCGCGGGCGACCCGGCGCGGCACCCCGGCGATTTGCCGGCCCACCAGCCGCAGAAGCTCTACTTTCTCACCTTCCCGCGGCGCTTGCTGCGCATCATAGTGCAGCTCATGCCCCTGTTTGGGCGCGATCCGCGGCGTTTTGGGCGCAACCAGGACGTGGATCTCGCCGCCCTGGCCGAAGTGGAGTTCCCCGTTCACGCCCGTATTGATGTGCTGCCGGTACTGGCGGCGCGCCAGGCGGCCGGGGCATGCCACGCCAGCCAGGGCGGTGGCCGGGCGCGCTTCCTGACGCGCCTCCTCAGGCTCTTCGGCAGCTACGAGACCTTTATGCGCGCCTACCCCGAAGCCCCGCCCGGTCTCCATGAGCGCGATCTGTTTGAGGGGGTAAGGTTTTAG
- a CDS encoding lysophospholipase, with the protein MNHQRKYPYAVHRVAAELTPIPHLQRAPYSSPTEPRRIVTADGVSLAATLWRRGASRLVIICHGFASSQRTASIVWLAEHLAGPYDVLTFDWRGYGQSGGLATFGGAEARDLEAVLTAAREWGYRRVVVVAESMGGLITLASLGAVSDTMGYPFPDAVATVSAPAAYDLTGGLRPHLVRHVAPVSWLRPVAPLLGFRLGEVQPPTPLEVVERIRLPLLVIHGDRDTTVPVRNAYLLNERNPAISLRVYPGVDHAIVGMRARSPRLLLADLRALVEEK; encoded by the coding sequence ATGAACCACCAGCGCAAATACCCTTACGCCGTGCACCGCGTCGCGGCTGAGTTGACCCCCATTCCCCATCTGCAACGGGCGCCTTACAGCAGCCCGACCGAGCCGCGGCGCATTGTTACGGCCGATGGGGTAAGCCTTGCCGCCACGCTGTGGCGACGGGGCGCGAGCCGGCTGGTGATCATCTGCCACGGCTTCGCCTCCTCGCAGCGCACGGCCTCGATTGTCTGGCTGGCCGAGCACCTGGCCGGCCCCTACGATGTGCTGACCTTTGACTGGCGTGGCTACGGGCAGAGTGGGGGACTGGCCACCTTTGGCGGCGCCGAGGCCCGTGATCTGGAGGCGGTGCTTACGGCGGCCCGCGAGTGGGGCTACCGGCGGGTGGTGGTGGTGGCCGAGAGCATGGGCGGATTAATCACCCTGGCGTCACTCGGCGCGGTTAGCGATACGATGGGGTACCCTTTCCCCGACGCAGTGGCCACTGTCAGCGCCCCGGCGGCCTATGACCTTACCGGCGGCCTGCGACCGCACCTGGTCAGGCATGTGGCCCCCGTCTCCTGGCTGCGCCCGGTGGCGCCGTTGCTGGGGTTCCGGCTGGGGGAGGTGCAGCCGCCCACGCCCCTCGAGGTGGTGGAGCGCATCCGACTGCCGCTGCTGGTGATCCACGGCGACCGCGATACGACTGTGCCGGTGCGCAACGCCTATCTGCTTAATGAGCGCAATCCGGCCATCAGCCTGCGCGTCTACCCCGGCGTTGATCACGCCATCGTGGGGATGCGCGCCCGCAGCCCGCGCCTGCTGCTGGCCGATCTGCGCGCCCTGGTTGAGGAGAAGTGA
- a CDS encoding exodeoxyribonuclease V subunit gamma produces MPEITLLIGPAAAGKTEAALRELAAPRRGRAILLLPSDLHRQRLLPHGTQPGLTAGTFTHVARVLARASGERLRLASQAVRATALRAALRAEVAAGRLPRFSGVATKRGLVEEALRLIGELRAGAIDPERLATAGVTPYDAELAAIYRAYLAALDRLGMTDEDGLIIRARDLVASNPHLTRHLDLLVVDGFDQMTPVQVRLTQTLARRAGRALITLTGETSERPTHQRFARTLEALRAALPEARVTHLPRRAAFAPALTHIEGHLFTLDPAPRVDASGTVTIIGAPDREREVRAALRRVRGLLADGVAPEEVGLIYRSGDHYPALVREVAAEYGLPVALYAGRPLSEAPPVAALRALLELPPGDYPCRALVECWRAFDTLAPAEVLGAAAPPILTFAAAAALLDRATRTSGVVRGLQRLRGVLSTLASTAPPLPDDEEQPPATPEEAAALLALLDAFVAWLAAPPVAAPGTYVAWVRRLLGWQAPAPPAPRRLPFTDAQVALLRRLLDERARVAAVLDEPPLTLAAFVDEFGGLLDGAREDGETPRTGKVAVLPMLAARGSAFAHVVVLGAAEGEIPAPAVEPPFYTRRERALLAERGAVPLPADPGDERSLFYEAVTRARAGLVLTYTRLDERGNEIRPSPYLHALMDLFASGVARREIRAGSPPDPDEAASAQEALIAHAARGNDLDWPPPGVPAELAGHARRAIAVERQRASAAPHGPHEGLVHHPAALEALRRRFGPGYRWSATQINDYTLCPYRFAAAHVLRLAPRDDPEEGLARAGRGRIYHAILARAGARWARLGQPFDAASEAEILAALSAAAEEVLDVAPQTYGFEPGPFWNWERQEVKAILARAVRRWLRDSSGWEGFRPAGVEESFGVGRGLPPLRLETPAGPALVAGRIDRIDQDPQGRLALIDYKSGSAPGPLERTLTGQDVQLTLYVLAAERLAGPGQSVAQAAFLMIGSGRRSRPLTPAERPRAEAALRERLAAAVSGSRAGVFPVRPTEKCPPACAFAAICRVNRDKAPPA; encoded by the coding sequence ATGCCTGAGATTACGTTGTTGATCGGCCCCGCCGCAGCGGGCAAGACCGAAGCGGCGCTGCGCGAACTGGCCGCGCCGCGGCGCGGTCGCGCCATTCTGCTGCTGCCGAGCGACCTGCACCGCCAGCGTCTCCTGCCGCATGGCACCCAGCCCGGCCTTACGGCGGGAACCTTCACCCACGTAGCCAGAGTGCTGGCCCGCGCCAGCGGAGAGCGCCTCCGCCTGGCGAGCCAGGCCGTCCGTGCTACTGCGCTGCGCGCCGCACTGCGGGCCGAGGTGGCTGCAGGGCGGCTGCCCCGATTCAGCGGGGTGGCGACAAAGCGCGGTCTGGTGGAGGAGGCCCTGCGCCTCATCGGCGAGCTGCGCGCCGGGGCGATTGACCCCGAGCGCCTGGCGACCGCCGGGGTAACGCCCTACGACGCCGAACTGGCGGCGATCTACCGCGCCTACCTGGCGGCCCTCGACCGGCTGGGTATGACCGATGAAGATGGCCTTATCATCCGCGCCCGCGACCTGGTGGCGAGCAACCCGCACCTGACGCGTCATCTGGACCTGCTGGTGGTGGATGGCTTCGACCAGATGACGCCAGTGCAGGTGCGTCTGACGCAGACGCTGGCCCGGCGCGCGGGGCGTGCGCTGATCACCCTCACCGGCGAGACGAGCGAACGCCCGACGCACCAGCGCTTCGCCCGCACTCTGGAGGCCCTGCGCGCGGCGCTGCCCGAGGCGCGCGTCACCCATCTGCCGCGTCGCGCTGCCTTCGCCCCCGCCCTGACGCATATCGAGGGCCATCTGTTCACGCTCGACCCTGCGCCACGGGTGGACGCCAGCGGCACGGTAACAATCATCGGCGCGCCGGATCGCGAACGGGAAGTACGGGCGGCCCTGCGTCGCGTCCGCGGGCTGCTGGCCGACGGCGTGGCGCCCGAAGAGGTGGGGCTGATCTACCGGAGCGGCGATCACTATCCGGCGCTGGTGCGCGAGGTGGCGGCTGAGTACGGGCTGCCGGTAGCGCTTTACGCGGGCCGGCCCCTGAGCGAGGCCCCGCCGGTCGCGGCGCTGCGGGCGCTCCTCGAACTGCCGCCTGGCGACTATCCGTGCCGCGCACTGGTAGAGTGCTGGCGGGCCTTCGACACGCTGGCGCCGGCGGAGGTGCTCGGCGCAGCCGCGCCGCCGATCCTTACTTTCGCTGCCGCCGCCGCCCTGCTCGACCGCGCGACGCGCACGAGCGGAGTGGTGCGGGGTCTGCAACGTCTGCGCGGCGTGCTTTCGACCCTGGCCAGCACTGCGCCGCCGCTGCCCGACGATGAGGAACAGCCCCCCGCCACGCCCGAGGAAGCCGCGGCGCTGCTGGCCCTGCTCGACGCCTTCGTCGCATGGCTCGCCGCACCGCCTGTAGCTGCGCCAGGAACCTACGTGGCCTGGGTACGCCGGCTCCTCGGCTGGCAGGCCCCCGCCCCGCCGGCGCCGCGACGCTTACCCTTCACCGATGCACAGGTTGCGCTGCTACGCCGCCTCCTCGACGAGCGAGCGCGGGTCGCCGCAGTGCTGGATGAGCCGCCCCTCACTCTTGCCGCCTTTGTGGACGAGTTCGGCGGCTTGCTCGACGGCGCGCGCGAAGACGGCGAAACGCCCCGGACCGGCAAGGTCGCGGTGCTGCCGATGCTCGCCGCGCGGGGTAGCGCCTTCGCCCACGTGGTAGTGCTGGGCGCCGCCGAAGGCGAGATTCCTGCGCCCGCGGTCGAGCCGCCCTTCTACACCCGCCGCGAGCGGGCGCTGCTCGCCGAGCGCGGCGCCGTCCCGCTGCCCGCCGACCCGGGTGATGAACGCTCCCTCTTTTACGAAGCGGTGACGCGGGCGCGGGCCGGCCTGGTCCTGACCTACACTCGCCTGGATGAACGCGGCAACGAGATCCGCCCCTCGCCCTACCTGCACGCGCTGATGGATCTCTTCGCCAGCGGGGTCGCAAGGCGCGAGATCCGCGCCGGCAGCCCGCCTGATCCTGATGAGGCCGCGTCGGCCCAGGAAGCCCTGATCGCTCACGCCGCCCGGGGGAATGACCTGGACTGGCCCCCCCCGGGCGTCCCCGCTGAACTGGCTGGCCACGCGCGCCGGGCGATCGCGGTGGAGCGTCAACGCGCGAGCGCCGCGCCGCACGGCCCCCACGAGGGCCTGGTACACCACCCCGCGGCGCTCGAAGCCCTGCGGCGCCGGTTCGGGCCAGGCTATCGCTGGAGCGCCACGCAGATCAACGACTACACCCTGTGCCCCTACCGGTTCGCCGCTGCCCACGTGCTGCGCCTCGCGCCGCGTGACGATCCCGAGGAGGGCCTGGCCCGGGCCGGGCGCGGACGGATCTACCACGCCATCCTCGCCCGCGCCGGGGCGCGCTGGGCGCGTCTCGGCCAGCCCTTCGACGCCGCCAGCGAAGCAGAGATCCTTGCCGCCCTCAGCGCCGCCGCCGAAGAAGTGCTTGACGTCGCTCCGCAAACCTATGGCTTCGAGCCGGGGCCTTTCTGGAACTGGGAGCGCCAGGAGGTAAAGGCCATTCTCGCGCGGGCCGTGCGCCGCTGGCTGCGCGACTCGAGCGGCTGGGAGGGCTTCCGGCCCGCGGGGGTCGAAGAGAGCTTCGGCGTGGGCCGGGGTCTGCCGCCGCTGCGCCTGGAGACCCCGGCAGGACCGGCGCTGGTGGCGGGGCGCATTGACCGGATTGATCAGGACCCGCAGGGGCGCCTGGCGCTGATTGACTACAAGAGCGGCAGCGCTCCCGGCCCGCTGGAGCGAACCCTTACCGGCCAGGACGTGCAACTGACCCTGTACGTCCTGGCTGCCGAGCGCCTGGCGGGGCCGGGGCAGAGCGTGGCGCAGGCGGCGTTTCTGATGATCGGCAGCGGGCGGCGCAGCCGGCCCCTCACTCCCGCCGAGCGTCCTCGGGCCGAAGCGGCGCTGCGCGAACGGCTCGCCGCCGCGGTCAGCGGCAGCCGCGCGGGCGTGTTCCCGGTGCGCCCCACCGAGAAGTGCCCCCCGGCGTGCGCCTTCGCGGCCATCTGCCGGGTCAACCGTGACAAAGCGCCGCCCGCTTGA
- the proC gene encoding pyrroline-5-carboxylate reductase produces the protein MIKDLQIGVIGPGAMGEAIIGGLLRQELVGPDQILASHPREDRRRELAARYGVRTTHDNVAAAEWGRVVIFAVKPQQLKRVLPPLRGVLRGEDLAISVVAGATIATFAQALEHPAIVRSMPNTPAIIGEGMTVWTAGPEVSESQRGWARTVLGALGRELFVDTEAYLDMATAINGTGPAYFFLMMEAMIDAGVHLGLSRRIAEELVFQTMLGSVRYAIQSGLHPAQLRNAVTSPGGTSAAALAELERGGMRTVLADAIWAAYRRSVELGKQQ, from the coding sequence ATGATTAAAGACCTGCAAATCGGCGTCATCGGCCCTGGAGCAATGGGCGAGGCGATTATCGGCGGATTGCTGCGCCAGGAACTGGTGGGACCGGATCAGATCCTGGCGAGCCATCCCCGCGAGGACCGCCGCCGCGAACTGGCGGCTCGCTACGGGGTGCGCACCACCCACGACAACGTCGCCGCCGCCGAGTGGGGCCGGGTGGTGATCTTCGCCGTCAAACCGCAGCAACTCAAGCGCGTGCTCCCCCCCCTGCGCGGCGTTCTGCGCGGCGAGGATCTGGCCATCTCGGTCGTCGCCGGGGCGACCATCGCCACCTTCGCCCAGGCCCTTGAGCATCCCGCCATCGTGCGCAGCATGCCCAACACGCCAGCGATCATCGGCGAGGGGATGACCGTCTGGACGGCGGGACCGGAAGTAAGCGAGAGCCAGCGCGGCTGGGCGCGCACGGTGCTCGGCGCCCTGGGCCGCGAACTGTTCGTTGACACCGAAGCCTACCTGGATATGGCCACGGCGATCAACGGCACCGGCCCGGCCTATTTCTTTCTGATGATGGAAGCGATGATTGACGCTGGCGTGCATCTGGGTCTCTCACGGCGCATCGCCGAAGAACTGGTGTTCCAGACCATGCTCGGCTCGGTGCGCTACGCCATCCAGAGCGGCCTGCACCCGGCCCAGTTGCGCAACGCCGTGACCTCGCCGGGCGGCACCAGCGCCGCGGCCCTCGCCGAACTGGAGCGGGGCGGCATGCGCACCGTCCTCGCCGATGCTATCTGGGCCGCCTACCGGCGCTCCGTTGAACTGGGCAAGCAACAGTAA
- a CDS encoding MurT ligase domain-containing protein — protein MTIRTPLAIVTGKVAGALSRRLRLGGGTTLPGSLARRVAPDVLGTLAAALPHGVALLSGTNGKTTTSRMLADILRVSGERVLHNRAGANLIAGLTATAIAGADWRGRPRATIGLFETDEAALPRAIAETRPRLVLIHNLFRDQLDRYGEVDTIAAAWRAALQELPAAATVALNADDPAVADLGANLRAQVVYYGFEDGRHATGAGAHIADSQFCRRCGQRYAYPLAFYAHIGHYHCPSCGHRRPEAQVRLVRLDLKGVEGSRLCLLYPGGALEVELPLPGLYNAMNATAAIAAALALDVAPASARAALEGFRAAFGRIERLTAGPGGAPLLIALIKNPVGASETVRMLVNGDTPTGASLNGQAAGAGLHLLIAINDRFADGTDVSWLWDAEFEPLAERLAHVTLSGARAEDMAVRLKYAGVPEARMRLEPDLGRAVDTALSELPAGATLFILPTYTAMLDLRDLLARRGWARQFWEV, from the coding sequence ATGACCATTCGCACCCCCCTGGCTATCGTAACAGGCAAAGTAGCCGGCGCCCTCTCGCGGCGGTTACGCCTCGGGGGCGGTACCACGCTGCCCGGCAGCCTGGCGCGCCGGGTAGCCCCGGACGTGCTCGGCACGCTCGCCGCGGCGCTGCCCCACGGCGTCGCGCTGCTCTCCGGCACCAACGGCAAAACCACGACCAGCCGCATGCTGGCCGACATTCTGCGCGTCAGCGGGGAGCGCGTGCTGCACAACCGCGCCGGGGCCAACCTGATCGCCGGCCTCACCGCCACGGCCATCGCCGGCGCCGACTGGCGCGGGCGCCCGCGCGCCACCATCGGCCTGTTCGAGACCGACGAAGCCGCGCTGCCCCGGGCGATCGCCGAAACCCGCCCGCGGCTGGTGCTCATCCACAACCTGTTTCGCGACCAGCTCGATCGCTACGGCGAAGTGGACACGATTGCCGCGGCCTGGCGCGCGGCCCTGCAAGAACTGCCCGCCGCAGCCACCGTGGCCCTGAACGCCGACGACCCTGCCGTGGCCGACCTGGGGGCCAACCTGCGGGCGCAGGTCGTGTACTACGGCTTCGAGGACGGACGACATGCCACGGGGGCGGGGGCGCACATCGCCGATTCGCAGTTCTGCCGTCGCTGCGGCCAGCGGTACGCGTATCCTCTGGCCTTCTACGCCCACATCGGGCACTACCACTGCCCGAGCTGCGGGCACCGGCGTCCTGAAGCCCAGGTGCGGCTCGTCCGGCTCGATCTCAAGGGCGTCGAGGGAAGCCGGCTCTGCCTGCTCTACCCCGGCGGCGCGCTGGAGGTGGAACTGCCCCTGCCGGGTCTTTACAACGCGATGAACGCCACGGCCGCCATCGCCGCCGCCCTGGCGCTGGACGTAGCCCCGGCGAGCGCCAGAGCGGCCCTCGAAGGCTTCCGCGCCGCCTTCGGGCGCATTGAGCGCCTCACCGCCGGCCCGGGCGGCGCGCCGCTGCTGATCGCGCTGATCAAGAACCCCGTCGGGGCCAGCGAGACGGTACGGATGCTCGTGAATGGTGACACGCCCACGGGCGCCAGTCTCAACGGCCAGGCCGCCGGCGCCGGGCTGCACCTGCTCATCGCCATCAACGACCGCTTCGCCGATGGCACCGACGTCTCGTGGCTCTGGGACGCCGAGTTCGAACCCCTGGCGGAACGGCTGGCGCACGTCACGCTGAGCGGCGCCCGCGCCGAAGACATGGCCGTGCGGCTCAAATATGCCGGCGTGCCCGAAGCGCGCATGCGACTCGAACCCGATCTGGGGCGCGCCGTGGATACGGCCCTGTCGGAGTTGCCTGCCGGGGCGACCCTCTTCATTCTGCCCACCTACACCGCCATGCTCGACCTGCGCGACCTCCTTGCCCGGCGTGGGTGGGCGCGACAATTCTGGGAAGTATAA